From the genome of Patagioenas fasciata isolate bPatFas1 chromosome 17, bPatFas1.hap1, whole genome shotgun sequence, one region includes:
- the GTF2H3 gene encoding general transcription factor IIH subunit 3 isoform X1 has protein sequence MKRRKSSPPEDTATDESTRDSVSMAARRLLLSPWMVSPAGRGGGARSRGRPRGPHLGLRGDPDPPRSCLRKPSSARMAATAEATSGSSLSCALKVSIRSVRERGARQARPGAAPPARPRSRYRPCSWPLRSPPRLDVTRPVWMTTPWRHLQVPAAAAAATGAMSGDDELSLLVVVIDTNPIWWGKKALGEAEFTLSKCIDAVMVLGNSHLLMNRNNKLAVIASHTQESRFLYPGKHWAVADLFGDGGGSMESNCSGSRDGKYELLTAINDAIAEEIKDLMTKTEMKGQQTETQLAGSLAKALCYINRMSKEVKANQEIKSRILVIKAAEDSALQYMNFMNVIFAAQKQSVLIDACVLESDSGLLQQACDITGGIYLKVLHMPSLLQYLLWVFLPDQEQRSQLVLPPPIHVDYRAACFCHRNLIEIGYVCSVCLSIFCNFSPICSTCETAFKISLPPVMKAKKKKLKLAV, from the exons ATGAAGCGCAGGAAGAGCTCCCCGCCGGAGGACACGGCCACCGACGAGTCCACCCGCGACAGCGTGTCGATGGCGGCCCGCAGGCTGCTCCTCAGCCCCTGGATGGTCTCTCCTGCGGGGAGAGGCGGAGGAGCCCGGTCAAGGGGAAGACCGCGGGGACCCCACCTTGGGCTGAGGGGGGACCCGGACCCACCTCGGTCCTGCTTGAGGAAGCCCAGCAGCGCGCGGATGGCGGCCACGGCCGAGGCCACATCGGGGTCGTCCCTCAGCTGCGCCCTGAAGGTCTCGATCAGGTCTGTAAGGGAACGGGGGgcgcgtcaggcccggcccggcgctgcccctcccgcccggccccgctcccgttACCGTCCGTGCTCAtggccgctccgctccccgccccggctgGACGTGACGCGACCCGTTTGGATGACGACACCGTGGCGTCATCTCCAGGTGCCggcagccgctgccgccgcgaCCGGCGCGATGAGCGGGG ATGATGAGCTGAGCCTGCTGGTCGTGGTCATTGACACCAACCCGATCTGGTGGGGGAAGAAGGCGCTGGGAGAAGCTGAG ttcACCCTATCAAAATGCATCGATGCCGTGATGGTACTGGGAAATTCACACTTACTTATGAATCGCAACAACAAGCTGGCTGTCATAGCCAGTCACACACAAGAAAG CCGTTTCTTGTACCCTGGGAAGCACTGGGCCGTTGCAGATCTCTTTGGAGATGGTGGTGGTTCCATGGAATCTAATTGCTCTGGCAGCAGGGACGGAAAATATGAGTTGTTAACAGCAATAAATGATGCAATTGCAGAAGAGATTAAAGATCTCATGACAAaaa CTGAAATGAAGGGCCAGCAAACAGAAACTCAGTTAGCAGGATCACTTGCTAAAGCTCTTTGTT ATATCAACAGGATGAGCAAAGAGGTAAAAG CCAATCAAGAAATAAAATCAAGGATTTTG GTCATAAAAGCTGCAGAAGACAGCGCATTGCAATATATGAACTTCATGAATGTGATCTTTGCAGCACAGAAACAG AGTGTTTTGATTGATGCCTGTGTCTTGGAGTCTGATTCGGGTCTTCTGCAACAG GCTTGTGACATTACGGGTGGTATATATCTGAAGGTCCTCCACATGCCGTCCCTTCTGCAGTATTTGTTG TGGGTATTTCTCCCTGATCAAGAGCAAAGGTCGCAGcttgtcctcccacctcccattCATGTTGACTACAGAGCCGCATGCTTCTGCCATCGAAATCTTATTGAAATTGGTTACGTGTGCTCTGTGTGCTTGTCAA tattcTGCAACTTCAGTCCTATTTGTAGCACATGCGA GACTGCTTTCAAAATATCATTGCCACCTGTTATGAAAGCTAAGAAGAAGAAATTAAAGTTAGCTGTGTAA
- the GTF2H3 gene encoding general transcription factor IIH subunit 3 isoform X3, whose protein sequence is MAAPLPAPAGRDATRLDDDTVASSPDDELSLLVVVIDTNPIWWGKKALGEAEFTLSKCIDAVMVLGNSHLLMNRNNKLAVIASHTQESRFLYPGKHWAVADLFGDGGGSMESNCSGSRDGKYELLTAINDAIAEEIKDLMTKTEMKGQQTETQLAGSLAKALCYINRMSKEVKANQEIKSRILVIKAAEDSALQYMNFMNVIFAAQKQSVLIDACVLESDSGLLQQACDITGGIYLKVLHMPSLLQYLLWVFLPDQEQRSQLVLPPPIHVDYRAACFCHRNLIEIGYVCSVCLSIFCNFSPICSTCETAFKISLPPVMKAKKKKLKLAV, encoded by the exons AtggccgctccgctccccgccccggctgGACGTGACGCGACCCGTTTGGATGACGACACCGTGGCGTCATCTCCAG ATGATGAGCTGAGCCTGCTGGTCGTGGTCATTGACACCAACCCGATCTGGTGGGGGAAGAAGGCGCTGGGAGAAGCTGAG ttcACCCTATCAAAATGCATCGATGCCGTGATGGTACTGGGAAATTCACACTTACTTATGAATCGCAACAACAAGCTGGCTGTCATAGCCAGTCACACACAAGAAAG CCGTTTCTTGTACCCTGGGAAGCACTGGGCCGTTGCAGATCTCTTTGGAGATGGTGGTGGTTCCATGGAATCTAATTGCTCTGGCAGCAGGGACGGAAAATATGAGTTGTTAACAGCAATAAATGATGCAATTGCAGAAGAGATTAAAGATCTCATGACAAaaa CTGAAATGAAGGGCCAGCAAACAGAAACTCAGTTAGCAGGATCACTTGCTAAAGCTCTTTGTT ATATCAACAGGATGAGCAAAGAGGTAAAAG CCAATCAAGAAATAAAATCAAGGATTTTG GTCATAAAAGCTGCAGAAGACAGCGCATTGCAATATATGAACTTCATGAATGTGATCTTTGCAGCACAGAAACAG AGTGTTTTGATTGATGCCTGTGTCTTGGAGTCTGATTCGGGTCTTCTGCAACAG GCTTGTGACATTACGGGTGGTATATATCTGAAGGTCCTCCACATGCCGTCCCTTCTGCAGTATTTGTTG TGGGTATTTCTCCCTGATCAAGAGCAAAGGTCGCAGcttgtcctcccacctcccattCATGTTGACTACAGAGCCGCATGCTTCTGCCATCGAAATCTTATTGAAATTGGTTACGTGTGCTCTGTGTGCTTGTCAA tattcTGCAACTTCAGTCCTATTTGTAGCACATGCGA GACTGCTTTCAAAATATCATTGCCACCTGTTATGAAAGCTAAGAAGAAGAAATTAAAGTTAGCTGTGTAA
- the GTF2H3 gene encoding general transcription factor IIH subunit 3 isoform X2, translating into MKRRKSSPPEDTATDESTRDSVSMAARRLLLSPWMVSPAGRGGGARSRGRPRGPHLGLRGDPDPPRSCLRKPSSARMAATAEATSGSSLSCALKVSIRSVRERGARQARPGAAPPARPRSRYRPCSWPLRSPPRLDVTRPVWMTTPWRHLQVPAAAAAATGAMSGDDELSLLVVVIDTNPIWWGKKALGEAEFTLSKCIDAVMVLGNSHLLMNRNNKLAVIASHTQESRFLYPGKHWAVADLFGDGGGSMESNCSGSRDGKYELLTAINDAIAEEIKDLMTKTEMKGQQTETQLAGSLAKALCYINRMSKEVKANQEIKSRILVIKAAEDSALQYMNFMNVIFAAQKQSVLIDACVLESDSGLLQQACDITGGIYLKVLHMPSLLQYLLWVFLPDQEQRSQLVLPPPIHVDYRAACFCHRNLIEIGYVCSVCLSRLLSKYHCHLL; encoded by the exons ATGAAGCGCAGGAAGAGCTCCCCGCCGGAGGACACGGCCACCGACGAGTCCACCCGCGACAGCGTGTCGATGGCGGCCCGCAGGCTGCTCCTCAGCCCCTGGATGGTCTCTCCTGCGGGGAGAGGCGGAGGAGCCCGGTCAAGGGGAAGACCGCGGGGACCCCACCTTGGGCTGAGGGGGGACCCGGACCCACCTCGGTCCTGCTTGAGGAAGCCCAGCAGCGCGCGGATGGCGGCCACGGCCGAGGCCACATCGGGGTCGTCCCTCAGCTGCGCCCTGAAGGTCTCGATCAGGTCTGTAAGGGAACGGGGGgcgcgtcaggcccggcccggcgctgcccctcccgcccggccccgctcccgttACCGTCCGTGCTCAtggccgctccgctccccgccccggctgGACGTGACGCGACCCGTTTGGATGACGACACCGTGGCGTCATCTCCAGGTGCCggcagccgctgccgccgcgaCCGGCGCGATGAGCGGGG ATGATGAGCTGAGCCTGCTGGTCGTGGTCATTGACACCAACCCGATCTGGTGGGGGAAGAAGGCGCTGGGAGAAGCTGAG ttcACCCTATCAAAATGCATCGATGCCGTGATGGTACTGGGAAATTCACACTTACTTATGAATCGCAACAACAAGCTGGCTGTCATAGCCAGTCACACACAAGAAAG CCGTTTCTTGTACCCTGGGAAGCACTGGGCCGTTGCAGATCTCTTTGGAGATGGTGGTGGTTCCATGGAATCTAATTGCTCTGGCAGCAGGGACGGAAAATATGAGTTGTTAACAGCAATAAATGATGCAATTGCAGAAGAGATTAAAGATCTCATGACAAaaa CTGAAATGAAGGGCCAGCAAACAGAAACTCAGTTAGCAGGATCACTTGCTAAAGCTCTTTGTT ATATCAACAGGATGAGCAAAGAGGTAAAAG CCAATCAAGAAATAAAATCAAGGATTTTG GTCATAAAAGCTGCAGAAGACAGCGCATTGCAATATATGAACTTCATGAATGTGATCTTTGCAGCACAGAAACAG AGTGTTTTGATTGATGCCTGTGTCTTGGAGTCTGATTCGGGTCTTCTGCAACAG GCTTGTGACATTACGGGTGGTATATATCTGAAGGTCCTCCACATGCCGTCCCTTCTGCAGTATTTGTTG TGGGTATTTCTCCCTGATCAAGAGCAAAGGTCGCAGcttgtcctcccacctcccattCATGTTGACTACAGAGCCGCATGCTTCTGCCATCGAAATCTTATTGAAATTGGTTACGTGTGCTCTGTGTGCTTGTCAA GACTGCTTTCAAAATATCATTGCCACCTGTTATGA